A window of Clostridium novyi genomic DNA:
TGATGGATGAAGCTGAAGGCAAGAATATAAAAATAAATACAGAAGCTTTGTCAAAAGAATTAAATATTCCAGTGATTTCAACAGTTGCAGTAAAGAAAAGAGGAGTTAAAGAACTTTTAAGAGAAGCTGTTAGAAATATAGGAAATAATGTTAATAATAAAGTGTTTCAATTTGGAAGTGAAATTGAAGGTGAAATTTCAAATATAGAGGGATTAGTACAAGAATATTTCAGTGATTTAGATTATCCAAGTAATTGGATTGCAATAAAGTTATTAGAACAAGATGAATTTATAATGAGTAATTTGAATACAAAAAGTAATTGGCACAAATTTTCAGGATTCCTAAATGAGAGTATGGAAAATATATTTAAACATTTGGGACAAGATGCTGAAATGGCTATAGTAGATAAAAGATATGATTTTATAGGAAGAGTTGTTAGTAAAGGGGTTAAAAAGGAAAGTGGATTTAAAGAAACAACATCAGATAAAATTGATAAAGTAGTAACTCATAAAATTTGGGGACTTCCTATATTTGCACTTATAATGTTTTGTATGTATCAATTAACTTTTGTAGTTGGTAAAGAGTTACAAGATAGAACAGGTGATTTAATTGGAGATTTAGGTGAAAAAGTTGCAAATATGATGACTAATTCAGGAATGTCAGAAATGCTTACAAATTTTGTTAAGGATGGGATATTCGCAGGTGTTGGAGGAGTTGTATCATTCCTTCCTCTTATAATGGTATTATATTTATTAATGGGTATACTTGAAGATAGTGGTTACATGGCAAGAGCAGCATATGTTATGGATAGAATTATGAGGATGCTTGGATTACATGGTAAAACTTTTGTATCTATGATAATTGGTTCAGGTTGTAACGTACCAGGTATCATGGCAACAAGAACTCTTGAAAGTAAAAAAGATAGAATGATTGCAATACTTATAAATCCTTTTGTATCCTGTGGTGCAAGAATGCCAATATATATGTTATTTATAGCAGCATTTTTCCCAGAACATGGTGGAGCAATGTTATTTTTATTATATGTAATAGGAATTATAGTAGCATTAATAATGGGTAAAATATTCAGTAAGACTTTATTTAAAGGGGAAAAATCTTATTTTATAATGGAACTTCCTCCATATAGATTACCATCAGCTAAGAATGTACTTATGAATATGTGGGACAAAGTTGGAGGATTCTTAAAGAGAGCAGGAACTATTATATTTGCAGTTGTAACATTACTTTGGGTACTTGGAGTATTGCCATTTGGTGTAGAACCAAATAGTGAAGCTAGTTTACTTGGCAGAATTGGATCAGCAATTGCACCAATATTTAAACCAGCTGGATTCGGTACTTGGCAAGCATCAGTTGGATTATTTACAGGTATAACTGCAAAGGAAGCTGTTGTTGCAACTTTAGGAACAGTATATGCTGGTGTTGAAGAAGGTACTGAAGTTGTTAAAGCAATTCAAGGAGTATTTACTCCATTAACAGCATTTGCATTTATGGTTATGAACTTACTATATACTCCGTGTGGAGCAGCTATAGCAACTATAAAAAGAGAAACTAACTCTACTAAATGGACTATATTTGCAGCAGTTTATACATTTGCAATAGGATGGATTGCAGCAGTTTTAATATTCCAAATAGGAAGATTGCTAGGATTTAAATAGGTAGAAATTTTTTAATTTTAACATAGATATTATTACTTAAATGTAATAACATATACAATTATATTTTCCTAAGTATAAGGAGCTATCTTGTGAGTGCAAGATAGCTCTATTTATTTAGTATAAAAACTTCTAAATAATAATATATCAATAAAAAGTATTCTTAAATATAACTTAGATATAACAATGTTAAGCATATAACAAATGGTATGAAAATTAAGCTTAAAAATTTTGATTTAAAAGATAAAAATTTATTAAAAATACTTTTAATTTCATAAAAAATGGTATATAATATAAATAATTGGTATTCAATTATGAAACCAAATTCAAAAAATAAATAAATTCAAGTTAAAAACTTAACAACTTATATCCACAACAAGTGGAATGAGAATGGAGGGTATTAAAATGTCAGAAAAAGTTTTAACAAGAAGAAAATTTAGTACAAGGCAGATAACTACCATAGGTGCATTATTTGCTATAGTAATAGTACTAGGAGCTACTGGATTAGGATTTATACCAGTGCCACCTGTAAACTTAACTATAATGCATATTCCAGTAATTGTAGGTAGTTTAGTTGAAGGACCTATAGTTGGAGGAATCCTTGGATTCTTATTTGGATGTTTCAGTATGTTTCATGCAATTAATACTCCAACGCCTGTATCATTTATATTCTTAAATCCGGTGGTATCTATTTTACCAAGAATTTTAATTGGTATAACACCTTATTTGGTATATAAGTATTTAAATATAAAAAAATATACTAAGGTAAGAATAGGAATTGCAGCAGCAGTAGGATCATTTACAAATACATTAGGGGTTGTTGGTTTAATGTATGGATTATATTTAAATCAATATTCACAAGCTTTGCATATATCTACTAGTGCAGCTAGTAAAACTATGCTTCTCCTAGTTTTAAATGGATTTAATTCAGCTGGACTTTCAATTTTAGTAGCACTGCCTATAGTTTTAGCAGTTAAAAAAATAAGAGGAAGTAAATAAAATTTTATAATTTATAACATATAGATGAGTAAAATGACATTATTTAAAATACAAATTTAAATAATGTCATTTCGTATTAATATGTATTTAAAAATTACAAAGATTATCTAATAAAACTTGCAAGATTTTAAAGTATGAAGTATAATAAATTTCAAATAAATTATAACAAAGCAATAAAAGGCAGAGTAGATATTTGTGCGTTAAGTGCCATTGGAACGGGAAGTTGTCCATTGGACGAAAAATGAATTTTCATTTGCGGTACATATGTCGCATTCCGCTGCCATAAAAGAGAAAGGGCATATCCCCTCTTTTTGGCATATTGTAAAAAAGAGAGGAGGAGAAGCATTTGAAAAAAATAAATGTTATGGTTTATATGGCTTTCATGGTTACACTAGAGATTATATTTACTAGATTTTTAGCTATAGAAACGCCTATTATAAGAATAGGGTTTGGGTTTATTCCAGTGTCTATGGCTGGAATGATGTTTGGACCACTTTTAGCTGGTATTGTTGGAGTGGTGGCAGACATATTGGGAATGATTATATTTCCAAAAGGAGCTTATTTCCCTGGATTTACTTTAAGTGCATTTATAGTAGCAGTCATATATGGATTTTTCTTTTATAAAAAAAGTGTATCTTTAAAAAGAGTACTTTTGGCTGTAGGTATTATTACACTTTTTGTAAATTTAACTATGAATACAATGTGGTTAACGATTATAACTGGGAAGGCAGCTAAAGCTTTACTTATACCAAGATCTATAAAAGAGATTGCTATGTTTCCAGTTCATACAGTTTTAGTTTATACTGTATGGAAATTAGTGGATAAATTTGAATTTGTACCTAGACTTGTTACAAAGTCTAATAAATAATAATTATAAAAGTATTCAGTATACAAAATGCTGAATACTTTTTTATTTATAAAAACAGGTAAACTCAATTTTGTATAACACACCAAAATTTTGTTTAAAATCTATGAATTTTTAATTATTTCAGAATTTACACTTGTATTGTTAAGGAAAATTTAATATAATAATACAGTAAAATAAGTAGTGTTCGGATGAAGATAGCGGGAGAGAGATGGTATTCCATCCACCGAAGAGGTCAATCTTTCAGGTAACTATATTTATAGGGGATGACCGTTATTGGACGAGCCTCTGGAGAGATCCATTAGTGGACACCGAAGGAGAAAAATAGTTATTAAATTATAACTATTGAAACTCTCAGGTAAAAGGACAGAGGATAGGATTATTTTATAATACAAAAAAATAATTCGTATTCTCCTCCGTAAAATAAACAAATCATAGGAGGATGATAACATGTCAGTATTATCACAAATTTTTAACAAAATTGATTCTTTAGTATGGGGTCCACCATTACTAATCTTATTGGTAGGTACAGGTATTTATTTAACATTAAGACTTGGACTTTTACAAATTTTTAAATTACCATTGGCACTAAAATATGTTTTTGGAAAAGATGATGAATTAGAAGAAGAAGGCGATGTATCTAGCTTCGCGGCATTATGTACAGCTTTATCTGCAACTATAGGTACAGGAAATATAGTAGGTGTTGCAACAGCATTAAAGGCTGGAGGACCAGGAGCAATTTTTTGGATGTGGGTAGCGGCTTTCTTTGGAATGGCTACCAAATATGCAGAAGGTTTACTTGCAGTAAAATATAGAACTATAGATGAAAATGGACAAATGGCTGGAGGACCTATGTATTATATAGAAAAAGGTTTAGGTAAGAAATGGCTTGCTAAAATCTTTGCTATATTTGGTATAGGAGTTGCATTCTTTGGTATAGGAACATTTGCTCAAGTAAAAGCAATAACTCAAGTTGTTAATGTTACATTTAATATACCAATAATAGTTCCTGCTGTTATAATTACATTATTAGTTGCTCTTGTAACTATTGGTGGAATTAAGAACATAGCAGCAGTAGCAGAAAAAGTAGTACCTTTTATGGCAGCTTTTTATATAGTTGGTTGTGTAATTATTTTATTGTTTAATGCATCAGCTCTTCCAACAGCAATTAAATTAATAATGAAAAGTGCATTTACACCAACAGCAGCAGTAGGTGGATTCTTAGGAACAACAGTTATGAAAGCACTTCAAAGTGGTATAGCAAGAGGAGTATTTTCTAATGAATCAGGTTTAGGTAGTGCACCAATTGCAGCTGCAGCAGCAAAGACTAAGTCTTGTGTTCGTCAAGGACTTATATCAATGACAGGAACTTTCTTTGATACTATATTAATATGTACAATGACAGGAATTGTACTTATATTAACAGGTGCATGGAGTTCAAATCTTGAAGGAGCAGCAATGACAACTTATGCATTTAATTCAGGACTTCCAATTCCGTATTTAGGAAAGATGATAGTTGCTATAGGCCTTATATTCTTTGCTTTTACAACTATTCTTGGATGGAATTATTATGGAGAAAGATGTGTAGTTTATTTAGCTGGAGTTAAGGCTATAAAACCATATAAAATAATATATATAGTTTTAGTTGGTATGGGATCATTTATTGGACTTGATTTAATTTGGATAATAGCGGATATAGTAAATGGATTAATGGCAATACCTAATCTTATAGCTTTAGTAGGCTTAAGTGGTGTAATAATAGCTGAAACTAAAAAATTCTTTGAAGAAAAGAAACAATTAGATATTTTAGAGAAAAGTAATATGGATGAGATTGTTCAATAAAATATAATATAAAATAAAGCATAGTTTGTTATAATACGAACTATGCTTTTAAAATTTTCAATTAAATTTCATCATATAAAATATAATCATATAATAAAGTAATTTTTTATGTAAAGTTAATAAGTTATTTTAATATAACTTTGTGTTATAATATTGGA
This region includes:
- a CDS encoding ECF transporter S component — protein: MSEKVLTRRKFSTRQITTIGALFAIVIVLGATGLGFIPVPPVNLTIMHIPVIVGSLVEGPIVGGILGFLFGCFSMFHAINTPTPVSFIFLNPVVSILPRILIGITPYLVYKYLNIKKYTKVRIGIAAAVGSFTNTLGVVGLMYGLYLNQYSQALHISTSAASKTMLLLVLNGFNSAGLSILVALPIVLAVKKIRGSK
- the feoB gene encoding ferrous iron transport protein B: MSTIALIGNPNCGKSTIFNAITGSKQHIGNWPGVTVEKKEGKVKVDNEVYTIIDLPGTYSLGAYSEDERVARDYILKEKPDVVVNVVDASNIERNLYLTTQLIEMGANVVIALNMMDEAEGKNIKINTEALSKELNIPVISTVAVKKRGVKELLREAVRNIGNNVNNKVFQFGSEIEGEISNIEGLVQEYFSDLDYPSNWIAIKLLEQDEFIMSNLNTKSNWHKFSGFLNESMENIFKHLGQDAEMAIVDKRYDFIGRVVSKGVKKESGFKETTSDKIDKVVTHKIWGLPIFALIMFCMYQLTFVVGKELQDRTGDLIGDLGEKVANMMTNSGMSEMLTNFVKDGIFAGVGGVVSFLPLIMVLYLLMGILEDSGYMARAAYVMDRIMRMLGLHGKTFVSMIIGSGCNVPGIMATRTLESKKDRMIAILINPFVSCGARMPIYMLFIAAFFPEHGGAMLFLLYVIGIIVALIMGKIFSKTLFKGEKSYFIMELPPYRLPSAKNVLMNMWDKVGGFLKRAGTIIFAVVTLLWVLGVLPFGVEPNSEASLLGRIGSAIAPIFKPAGFGTWQASVGLFTGITAKEAVVATLGTVYAGVEEGTEVVKAIQGVFTPLTAFAFMVMNLLYTPCGAAIATIKRETNSTKWTIFAAVYTFAIGWIAAVLIFQIGRLLGFK
- a CDS encoding alanine/glycine:cation symporter family protein; the encoded protein is MSVLSQIFNKIDSLVWGPPLLILLVGTGIYLTLRLGLLQIFKLPLALKYVFGKDDELEEEGDVSSFAALCTALSATIGTGNIVGVATALKAGGPGAIFWMWVAAFFGMATKYAEGLLAVKYRTIDENGQMAGGPMYYIEKGLGKKWLAKIFAIFGIGVAFFGIGTFAQVKAITQVVNVTFNIPIIVPAVIITLLVALVTIGGIKNIAAVAEKVVPFMAAFYIVGCVIILLFNASALPTAIKLIMKSAFTPTAAVGGFLGTTVMKALQSGIARGVFSNESGLGSAPIAAAAAKTKSCVRQGLISMTGTFFDTILICTMTGIVLILTGAWSSNLEGAAMTTYAFNSGLPIPYLGKMIVAIGLIFFAFTTILGWNYYGERCVVYLAGVKAIKPYKIIYIVLVGMGSFIGLDLIWIIADIVNGLMAIPNLIALVGLSGVIIAETKKFFEEKKQLDILEKSNMDEIVQ
- a CDS encoding folate family ECF transporter S component, producing the protein MKKINVMVYMAFMVTLEIIFTRFLAIETPIIRIGFGFIPVSMAGMMFGPLLAGIVGVVADILGMIIFPKGAYFPGFTLSAFIVAVIYGFFFYKKSVSLKRVLLAVGIITLFVNLTMNTMWLTIITGKAAKALLIPRSIKEIAMFPVHTVLVYTVWKLVDKFEFVPRLVTKSNK